Proteins found in one Camelus bactrianus isolate YW-2024 breed Bactrian camel chromosome X, ASM4877302v1, whole genome shotgun sequence genomic segment:
- the LOC141576253 gene encoding melanoma-associated antigen 8-like gives MSELRQAVEDLQDPRDAQGLVDVQRLEAEQEGAASPRSSSSSSSSSSSVSSSYSAGAESLRQGAELSMMADLVSFLLLKYRRKQPTTRAEMLSILRAYQHHFPVVFSQASECMQLVFGVDVKEVDPKEHLYILVPTLGLTCDGMQGDERSMPKNGLLVILLGVIVLGGEGAPEEEVWGALGVMGVHPGREHFIYGEPRELITKAWVQEGYLEYRQVADSDPARHEFLWGPRAHAETSKLQVLEHLFRLNSKGPISFPSLSEEAVSNEEEGA, from the coding sequence ATGAGTGAGCTCCGCCAGGCTGTGGAAGACCTTCAGGACCCAAGAGACGCCCAGGGCCTGGTGGATGTGCAGCGGCTGGAGGCTGAGCAGGAGGGGGCCGCATCCCCCcggtcctcctcgtcctcctcctcctcctcctcctcagtctcctcttcctACTCTGCCGGTGCCGAGTCCCTGCGCCAAGGGGCAGAGCTTTCAATGATGGCTGACCTGGTGAGCTTCCTGCTCCTCAAGTATCGCAGGAAGCAGCCGACCACCAGGGCAGAAATGCTGAGTATCCTCAGAGCATACCAGCACCACTTCCCTGTGGTCTTCAGCCAGGCCTCTGAGTGCATGCAGCTGGTctttggggtggatgtgaaggaggtGGACCCCAAGGAGCACTTGTACAtcctggtccccaccctgggcctcacctgTGATGGGATGCAGGGTGATGAGCGGAGCATGCCCAAGAACGGCCTCCTGGTGATACTTCTGGGTGTCATCGTCCTGGGGGGAGAGGGGGCGCCTGAGGAAGAGGTGTGGGGAGCACTCGGTGTCATGGGGGTGCATCCTGGGAGGGAGCACTTCATCTAtggggagcccagggagctcaTCACCAAAGCGTGGGTGCAGGAGGGGTACCTGGAGTACCGGCAGGTGGCCGACAGCGATCCCGCTCGCCACGAGTTCCTGTGGGGGCCCCGGGCCCACGCGGAGACCAGCAAGTTGCAAGTCCTGGAGCATTTGTTTAGACTCAACAGTAAGGGTCCCATTTCCTTCCCGTCCCTGTCTGAGGAGGCCGTGAGCAATGAGGAAGAGGGGGCCTGA
- the LOC141576354 gene encoding melanoma-associated antigen 10-like: MSELRKAAEDLQDPRDSRGLMDVQQMEAEQEGGASPWSSSSSVSSSYSACAVSLLHDAQPSMVTDLVGFLLLKYHRKQPTTRAEMLSIFLREYQHHFPAVFSQASEYMQLVFGVDVKEVDPGGHWYVLVPTLGLTCDGMLGDGQSMPKNGLLVMLLCMIHLEGERLPEEEVWGALSKLGLRAGREHFIYGEPRELITKAWVQEGYLEYRQVANSDPARFEFLWGPRAHAEISKLQVLEHVHRASRRGPSSFPSLSDEAASDEEEEA; this comes from the coding sequence ATGAGTGAGCTCCGCAAGGCTGCGGAAGACCTTCAGGACCCCAGAGACTCCCGGGGCCTCATGGATGTTCAGCAGATGGAGGCTGAGCAGGAGGGGGGCGCATCCccctggtcctcctcctcctcagtctcctcttcctACTCTGCCTGTGCCGTGTCCCTGCTCCATGATGCACAGCCTTCGATGGTGACTGACCTGGTGGGCTTCCTGCTCCTCAAGTATCACAGGAAGCAGCCGACCACCAGGGCAGAAATGCTGAGTATCTTCCTCAGAGAATACCAGCACCATTTCCCTGCGGTCTTCAGCCAGGCCTCTGAGTACATGCAGCTGGTctttggggtggatgtgaaggaggtGGATCCCGGGGGCCACTGGTAtgtcctggtccccaccctgggcctcacctgTGATGGGATGCTGGGCGATGGGCAGAGCATGCCCAAGAACGGCCTCCTGGTGATGCTCCTTTGCATGATCCACCTGGAGGGAGAGCGCCTCCCTGAGGAGGAGGTGTGGGGAGCACTGAGCAAGCTGGGGCTGCgtgctgggagggagcacttcatctacggggagcccagggagctcaTCACCAAAGCGTGGGTGCAGGAGGGGTACCTGGAGTACCGGCAGGTGGCCAACAGCGATCCCGCTCGCTTCGAGTTCCTGTGGGGCCCCCGGGCCCACGCGGAGATCAGCAAGTTGCAAGTCCTGGAGCATGTACACAGGGCCAGTAGACGGGGTCCCAGTTCCTTCCCATCCCTGTCAGATGAGGCTGCTAGCgatgaggaagaggaggcctGA